Proteins encoded within one genomic window of Komagataella phaffii GS115 chromosome 3, complete sequence:
- a CDS encoding Guanine nucleotide exchange factor yields MSFNKSFNKLGSAKATASVSTAKGDSVSANPTRSESESDRGHKQLINILGQFEPHHDNKQWTSIEASTVSDQDLFANDDDSDDDGDEDDEEEEGDVIENEKLPFKEGPSIAEKDEQRIDKKPESSKLAAEVEPQVNVSNENEDSSEPDHSAIPSTAKEGIENITKGVDSIQVKSENKSKSERLTKQNSAKKTLTKFDFQRFLKQLRSKDCEPVLKYIKSFLTQFQARTWSVDEQIKLVKEFQQFIFGKLIECKPFDNLSTDEDVNNTMEGLEKFIMSRIYNDTFPPLMVERKLSPSHREDLSRDKIYHINLKKYRWIQPKHLDIHLKIDSETSFVKLAGTELSKVNDYKSPRDKIICILNCCKVIFALIRQQQKIHKVEENADIFVPLLVFVILKCKTRNLISNLSFIERFRNDRFLVGESSYYVSSLQIAANFITTIEQSLLTISAEDFAAEIENNERKLKEESIKRKREQKILEEKKAQEDAQKQGLFSPLTEMIAGTGKGEDFAPSQVLKSSAGIFQQSLSTLFSSPSRESSPVSSSVDELKTAKKQSLEESKKEARIKSERETTLKNLKQMFPDMDSEILLDIAIAKNSNIGDCIDACLELTE; encoded by the coding sequence ATGTCCTTCAACAAGTCATTCAATAAGCTAGGATCGGCCAAGGCGACAGCCTCCGTCTCTACTGCGAAAGGAGATTCTGTATCTGCCAACCCTACAAGATCGGAATCCGAAAGCGATAGAGGACACAAGCAGCTGATCAACATCTTGGGTCAATTTGAACCTCACCACGACAACAAGCAATGGACCAGTATAGAAGCTTCGACTGTCTCAGACCAAGATCTCTTTGcaaatgatgatgacagtgatgatgatggcgatgaagatgatgaagaggaggaggGAGATGTCATAGAAAATGAGAAACTACCTTTTAAAGAAGGACCCTCAATCGCAGAAAAGGATGAGCAAAGAATAGATAAGAAGCCCGAATCATCAAAGCTAGCTGCTGAAGTAGAACCACAGGTCAATGTTTCTAATGAGAATGAAGATTCTTCCGAGCCAGATCATTCTGCTATCCCTTCTACGGCTAAGGAGGGCATTGAAAACATCACTAAAGGAGTAGATAGTATTCAAGTAAAGTCTGAAAACAAAAGCAAAAGTGAGAGACTAACTAAGCAAAATTCAGCAAAAAAAACCTTGACAAAATTTGACTTTCAAAGGTTTCTGAAACAGTTAAGAAGTAAAGATTGTGAGCCTGTCTTGAAGTATATTAAATCGTTCTTAACTCAATTTCAAGCTAGAACATGGTCTGTAGATGAGCAGATTAAATTGGTCaaagaatttcaacagttcatttttggaaaacttaTTGAATGCAAACCTTTTGACAACTTATCAACTGATGAGGATGTGAACAACACTATGGAAGGTCTTGAGAAATTTATTATGAGTAGAATATACAATGATACTTTTCCTCCTCTGATGGTGGAAAGAAAGTTATCACCATCTCATAGAGAAGATTTATCGAGGGACAAAATCTATCATATTAATTTAAAGAAGTACAGGTGGATCCAGCCAAAACATCTTGACATCCACTTGAAGATTGATTCAGAAACCTCTTTCGTTAAACTTGCAGGAACCgaactttccaaagttaATGACTATAAATCCCCAAGAGATAAAATTATATGCATTTTGAACTGTTGTAAAGTGATCTTTGCTTTGATTAGGCAACAACAGAAAATCCACAAAGTGGAGGAGAATGCTGATATTTTTGTCCCTTTGCTAGTTTTTGTCATACTCAAATGTAAGACTAGAAACCTCATCAGCAACCTTTCTTTTATCGAAAGATTTAGAAACGATAGGTTTCTTGTTGGAGAATCTAGCTACTACGTCAGCTCCTTACAAATTGCAGCTAACTTCATAACAACTATTGAGCAATCTCTGCTGACTATTTCTGCAGAGGATTTTGCGGCTGAAATCGAAAATAATGAGCGTAAACTTAAGGAAGAGTCTATCAAGAGAAAACGAGAACAGAAGatcttggaagaaaaaaaggcACAAGAAGATGCTCAGAAACAAGGTTTGTTTTCACCATTGACGGAGATGATTGCTGGAACGGGAAAAGGTGAGGACTTTGCTCCTTCTCAAGTACTGAAAAGTTCCGCGGGTATCTTTCAGCAATCTCTAAGTACTCTTTTCTCTTCACCCTCACGTGAATCTTCGCCTGTTAGCTCTTCTGTGGACGAATTGAAAACTGCAAAGAAGCAATCGTTGGAAGAAAGCAAGAAAGAGGCAAGAATAAAAAGTGAGAGAGAAACAACTTTAAAAAACCTTAAGCAAATGTTCCCAGACATGGACTCTGAGATTTTATTAGATATTGCCATTGCTAAGAATTCGAACATTGGAGATTGCATAGATGCCTGCTTGGAGTTGACTGAATGA
- a CDS encoding Protein required for pre-rRNA processing and 40S ribosomal subunit assembly, producing MMSDSEKLDALEIQRRNFEAQFGSLEDMGYIDKTKVRKSSKKNKEHNDSEDDSGSGNDSSNDSESDSEEFNGFSENEEKGEDDYDENDTQLKGQPKTVKFTENFNTFKGPSKDELKMARAGKPISLKELKEKQRLALKNATANNSEEQEHLVNDLQLQRLLDESHLLAGSSERFSGADLLDTIDFEDPIGKARLRTLNARVRKLASINGKNGGLPARLEKMPMSMRKGMIKKQLEREAEFEKEAKEAGIVLSKKRKGEFRNLATGDRVTNKSDRIGTGIKKATKMRDRGLKINSVGRSTRNGLVITPKEIAKVSGPSNKRKKR from the coding sequence ATGATGTCGGACAGTGAAAAGTTGGATGCTCTAGAAATCCAGAGGCGAAACTTTGAGGCCCAGTTTGGCTCTTTAGAAGATATGGGATATATAGATAAAACAAAGGTCCGAAAAAGCtcgaagaagaataaaGAACATAATGATAGTGAAGATGATTCTGGATCAGGAAATGATAGCTCTAATGACAGTGAATCTGATAGTGAAGAGTTTAATGGTTTTAGTGAAAACGAAGAGAAAGGGGAAGACGATTACGATGAAAATGATACACAGTTAAAGGGACAACCAAAAACAGTTAAGTTTACTGAAAACTTCAATACATTCAAAGGGCCATCTAAAGATGAACTAAAAATGGCCAGAGCGGGAAAACCTATTTCATTAAAGGAACTTAAGGAGAAACAGAGACTGGCTCTGAAAAATGCTACCGCTAATAACTCTGAAGAACAGGAACATTTGGTCAATGACTTGCAACTACAGAGATTGTTGGATGAGTCCCACCTTTTGGCTGGATCTTCTGAGAGATTTTCTGGTGCTGATCTATTAGATACtattgactttgaagacCCCATTGGCAAGGCTAGGCTACGTACATTGAACGCTCGTGTTCGAAAACTGGCCTCAATTAATGGAAAGAATGGTGGACTGCCTGCTCGCTTGGAGAAGATGCCCATGAGTATGAGGAAAGGTATGATCAAAAAGCAGCTTGAAAGAGAagctgaatttgaaaaagaagctAAGGAAGCTGGTATCGTCCtgtcaaagaagaggaaaggCGAATTTAGAAACTTGGCAACCGGTGACCGTGTTACAAACAAATCTGATAGAATAGGTACGGGTATCAAAAAGGCCACCAAAATGAGAGATAGAGGACTGAAAATTAACTCCGTTGGAAGAAGCACTCGTAATGGATTGGTGATCactccaaaagaaatagCCAAAGTTTCAGGGCCAAGCAATAAGAGGAAGAAACGTTAG
- a CDS encoding Chromatin-associated protein → MSLEPVNQLVFSGGGQTIVKVTDDFKHLLVASQKGLLKIFDADHQENEPTTIDILQDISSFSTCTNTDNIIATSKKGTVGFYSFSNHSLNNILFSSVLPLRDSCLTNGGNLAVVGGDDSELILLDPQGETKLIKKIGLNNEITSLSYNRVSNLVAVSLSSRVVRVYSLSSQSPEFVSSIEGQIPKKLFQDEFDDSLEDEFDELDEEDNFTFKDDKTKNKAKDNNRVSTKPSWRPDGEVIAIPCEDNIIRLFSRSDDFSEGVAFPGKHRLSLVDLSWSPNGNYLASVDLDDRLIIWDTQQKIVTHSYNLPKPVYNVDWISIGDRFDVVLGTFDGHILRFNGVVPRTGTTSVDKATSLFIDAEAGVSDVENNGNVAEAIPDADGDLDDFIIDTETSTTKRPPNGFLDEDDELFGEHSKKRKPPTIVSSSWKITPYSPGATPWSYDKRYLTINSFGYCWSVEQTANYTITVDFFNKDLHRSYHFKDVYGYDLASMNENALVLATSGSNSINPKASSTKRILFRPHDTDISQNWEREVPCQKDEYITCVSVSNSVVVVATSYGYIRSYSLFGVAQTIEKNFSISCIFSMQDLDGKYYQRDAALPVNVDGKNDFVFKGLFFSDDGDPCLVGHDDMLLVLSRWRDPLQARWVPILDIAAGIKKAASSGDKIKSWPLGLMGEKFNCIIQRTGIIQSSSYPDFPLRLPTEIEIELPVNSEAYSEEEESLNSEENYVKAKVLGELLNDAIQNADEDEDSLEDSELRLFEYSRLYDKSLLLLLADACSKENSMKAFALANELRDDKALSSAIKIAERSNLETLVQQIAELREERLEQSQSQT, encoded by the exons aacttgtaCCAACACAGACAATATCATAGCGACTTCCAAGAAAGGAACTGTAGGTTTTTACTCCTTTTCGAACCACAGTCTCAACAATATATTATTCTCTTCAGTGTTACCTTTAAGAGACTCATGTTTAACTAACGGTGGAAATCTGGCTGTGGTAGGAGGTGATGACTCAGAGCTAATTCTGTTAGATCCTCAGGGAGAAACAAAGCTTATTAAGAAAATTGGGCTGAACAATGAAATCACATCACTGTCTTATAATCGGGTTTCTAATCTTGTGGCTGTATCGCTTTCTAGCAGGGTTGTAAGAGTATACTCGTTAAGTTCACAAAGTCCGGAATTCGTATCCAGCATTGAAGGTCAAATACCCAAAAAATTGTTCCAGGATGAGTTTGACGATAGTCTagaagatgagtttgacgaattggatgaagaagataatTTCACGTTCAAGGATGACAAAACTAAGAATAAAGCAAAGGATAACAACAGAGTTTCCACGAAGCCAAGCTGGAGACCAGACGGTGAAGTAATTGCCATTCCTTGTGAAGATAATATTATCCGTTTATTTTCCAGAAGCGATGACTTTTCTGAGGGAGTTGCTTTTCCTGGAAAACACCgtctttctttggtggaTCTATCTTGGTCGCCAAACGGTAACTACCTAGCATCTGTTGACTTGGATGACAGGCTGATAATTTGGGACACTCAGCAAAAAATTGTCACTCACTCGTACAACCTCCCCAAGCCTGTTTACAATGTCGATTGGATATCCATAGGTGATCGTTTTGACGTTGTTCTGGGTACGTTTGATGGCCACATTTTGCGATTTAATGGCGTCGTTCCTCGAACTGGTACAACCTCTGTCGATAAGGCAACGTCCTTGTTTATCGATGCCGAAGCTGGCGTTTCCGACGTAGAGAATAATGGCAATGTTGCAGAAGCCATTCCGGACGCTGATGGTGACCTTGACGATTTTATTATAGATACTGAAACAAGTACGACAAAAAGGCCTCCAAATGGATTccttgatgaagatgatgaactGTTTGGTGAACATAGCAAGAAACGAAAACCTCCTACCATTGTGTCtagttcttggaaaattaCACCTTATTCTCCAGGAGCCACTCCTTGGTCGTACGATAAAAGGTATTTGACTATCAATTCATTTGGATACTGTTGGTCTGTAGAGCAGACAGCAAATTACACTATAACagttgattttttcaataagGACCTCCATCGATCTTatcatttcaaagatgttTATGGATACGACCTAGCATCTATGAATGAGAATGCTCTTGTTTTAGCAACCAGTGGTTCCAATTCCATTAATCCAAAGGCATCCTCTACTAAACGAATCCTTTTCCGACCGCATGACACTGATATATCTCAGAATTGGGAAAGAGAGGTTCCGTGCCAGAAAGATGAATATATCACATGTGTATCTGTCAGCAATTCTGTTGTTGTCGTAGCAACTTCTTATGGTTATATCAGATCTTACAGTCTTTTTGGTGTTGCCCAAACCATAGAAAAGAACTTCTCCATTAGTTGCAT ATTCAGTATGCAGGACTTAGATGGAAAGTATTATCAGAGAGATGCAGCATTACCTGTGAATGTCGATGGCAAGAACGATTTTGTATTCAAGGGACTCTTCTTCAGTGATGATGGAGATCCTTGCCTAGTGGGACATGACGATATGTTGCTGGTTCTGTCTCGTTGGAGAGACCCACTTCAGGCCCGTTGGGTGCCAATATTAGATATCGCAGCTGGTATCAAGAAAGCAGCTTCAAGTGGGGATAAAATAAAGAGCTGGCCCCTGGGACTTATGGGTGAAAAATTTAATTGTATAATACAAAGAACAGGAATTATTCAATCCAGTTCATATCCGGATTTTCCTCTCCGCTTGCCTACAGAGATTGAAATTGAGTTACCGGTTAATAGTGAAGCATACtcagaggaggaggaatctttgaattctGAGGAAAACTATGTCAAGGCTAAAGTTCTAGGAGAGCTACTAAATGACGCCATTCAGAACgcagatgaagatgaagacaGCCTTGAAGATTCAGAATTGAGATTGTTTGAATATTCAAGGTTATACGACAAATCATTGCTTCTACTCCTTGCTGACGCATGCTCCAAAGAGAACTCAATGAAGGCTTTTGCATTGGCTAACGAGCTTAGAGATGATAAGGCCCTTAGTAGTGCCATTAAAATTGCAGAAAGAAGTAACCTGGAGACTCTAGTACAGCAAATTGCAGAATTAAGAGAAGAGAGACTTGAACAGAGCCAAAGTCAAACATAA